One region of Pogona vitticeps strain Pit_001003342236 chromosome 1, PviZW2.1, whole genome shotgun sequence genomic DNA includes:
- the LOC144585774 gene encoding uncharacterized protein LOC144585774 produces the protein MDDRHEERDGALRAMSQEKTQTREREKKKRKRSRSRSSSVSSTTSSSSSTSSSSSSSGSSASHSRSRSSSRDSPKSKSKKRKKEKHSKKKRKKDKLKKKKEKKKKKDKSGPVQLSKYLKDKKKNQNYSMITGKKIKMKIKKSKKDKERDRNRAELLDFLNSAL, from the exons ATGGATGACAGACATGAAGAGAGAGATGGGGCATTGCGTGCAATGTCACAAGAGAAGACACAAACCAGGG agagagagaagaagaagcggAAACGCAGCAGAAGCAGATCCTCTTCTGTTTCATCTACTACATCATCTAGCTCTTCAACGTCTTCCTCTTCTAGTTCTTCAGGATCCTCTGCTTCACATAGCAGGAGCAGGTCAAGTAGTAGAG ATTCACCCAAATcaaaatcaaagaaaagaaaaaaggagaagcaCAGCAAAAAG aagaggaaaaaagataagctgaagaaaaagaaagaaaaaaagaaaaagaaagacaaatcagGACCTGTTCAGCTTTCTAAG TACTTGAAAGATAAAAAGAAGAATCAGAATTACAGTAtgatcacaggaaaaaaaattaagatgaaaataaaaaagagtaaAAAGGATAAAGAG CGTGATCGAAACCGTGCTGAACTTCTTGACTTCTTGAACTCCGCTTTGTAG
- the RD3 gene encoding protein RD3: protein MSLASWFGWNEPPSRIAQRSPTEMVVETLMMELSWQIKEAEKQQRERENEYRKIKTGVDYGWLVSYPKHNYDISPGERLQLEDMCSKIHPSYCGPVIIRFRQLVTEYEPEAPEVSRLFRSVLQDAIEKSKEEEEAKKLAKQWNTKQKSSLSLTTFKSRARISPFSSDIKTISEDVERGTDPTRRVWSMPEFRSTKDY from the exons atgtcATTGGCTTCCTGGTTTGGGTGGAATGAACCCCCCAGTCGCATCGCTCAGAGGAGCCCAACAGAAATGGTGGTGGAGACCCTTATGATGGAGCTCAGCTGGCAGATCAAGGAAGCTGAAAAACAGCAGCGGGAGCGAGAAAATGAGTATCGCAAGATCAAGACGGGGGTTGATTATGGCTGGCTGGTTAGCTATCCAAAGCACAACTATGATATCAGCCCAGGGGAGCGCCTGCAACTGGAGGACATGTGCTCCAAAATACACCCTTCCTACTGTGGACCAGTCATTATTAG ATTTCGACAGCTTGTTACTGAATACGAACCAGAAGCCCCAGAAGTATCTCGGCTGTTCCGTTCTGTTCTGCAGGATGCCATTGAGaagagcaaagaagaagaagaggccaAGAAGCTTGCAAAGCAGTGGAACACGAAGCAGAAATCCAGCCTCTCGCTCACAACCTTCAAATCACGAGCCAGGATTTCGCCATTCAGCAGTGATATCAAGACTATTTCAGAAGATGTTGAGAGAGGCACTGATCCAACCAGAAGAGTGTGGAGTATGCCTGAATTCAGGAGTACCAAGGACTACTGA